A single Arachidicoccus sp. BS20 DNA region contains:
- a CDS encoding methylated-DNA--[protein]-cysteine S-methyltransferase: protein MNTQQVINYNRIADAIDYIRNNFKQQPDLDEVAEKVHLSPAHFQRLFTDWAGTSPKKFLQYISVEYAKNILKEDSRVTLFDAAFETGLSSTSRLHDLFVNIEGMTPAEYKNGGKNLSLNYSFAESPFGNLIVASTAKGVCYMAFAENEQEALFDLKKQFSNAVFHKKLDMLQQNALFIFQNDWSKLPEIKLHLKGTDFQLKVWETLLKIPFGKLSTYGNVAEEIGNPSASRAVGTAIGSNPVAFLIPCHRVIRSSGTFDGYRWGNIRKTAIIGWEGAKTDEEN, encoded by the coding sequence ATGAACACGCAGCAAGTTATCAATTACAACCGCATCGCAGACGCAATTGATTACATCAGAAATAATTTCAAACAACAGCCGGACCTTGATGAAGTGGCGGAAAAAGTACATTTGAGCCCTGCACATTTTCAGCGGTTATTTACCGACTGGGCAGGCACAAGCCCGAAAAAATTTTTGCAATACATCAGCGTGGAATATGCTAAAAATATTTTGAAAGAAGACAGCCGAGTAACGTTGTTTGACGCCGCTTTTGAAACAGGGCTATCAAGTACGAGCCGGCTGCACGATTTATTTGTAAACATCGAAGGAATGACGCCTGCAGAGTATAAAAACGGCGGCAAAAATTTATCCTTGAATTACAGTTTCGCGGAAAGCCCGTTTGGGAATTTAATCGTAGCTTCTACCGCGAAAGGCGTATGTTATATGGCTTTCGCAGAAAATGAACAGGAAGCTTTATTTGATTTAAAGAAACAATTTTCCAATGCCGTTTTTCATAAAAAATTGGATATGCTGCAACAAAATGCGCTCTTTATTTTTCAAAATGACTGGAGCAAATTGCCCGAAATAAAACTGCATTTAAAAGGAACGGATTTTCAGTTGAAAGTGTGGGAAACGCTGCTGAAAATTCCTTTTGGAAAATTATCTACTTACGGAAATGTCGCCGAAGAAATTGGGAATCCAAGTGCATCGCGTGCCGTAGGAACGGCAATCGGCAGCAATCCTGTTGCGTTTTTAATTCCTTGTCATCGCGTGATTCGCAGTTCGGGAACATTCGACGGCTATCGCTGGGGAAATATAAGAAAAACAGCAATCATTGGTTGGGAAGGAGCGAAGACGGACGAAGAGAATTAA
- a CDS encoding alpha-L-rhamnosidase yields MKSRETKPAIMKLLFLFFLSISVFSAQAQVVGLKCEYLENPIGIDNIHPRFVWHIPDATSGVFQSAYQIAVGTDSISVSKGTGNFWETGKVDSSVNLITYRGKKLQPFTKYYWRVSVWKNGDKHPVSSTASFETGMLSEANWRGWWISDGEDRNIKPAPYFRRVFDASKSIKSARAYIAAAGLYELYINGKKIGNHRLDPAYTRFDRRNLYVTYDVTQNLQEGKNAIGVILGNGWYNFQTQAVWDYERAPWRNRPAFCFDLRITYSDGSVETISSDRNWKTSLGPIVYNSIYTGEHYDARREQLGWNTVNFNDSKWKNIVYRKAPGEYISAAAMQPIRNVEEIKPVSITKMNDSVYIFNIGRNIAGVTRITLNGDSGTLVHVIHAERLDKNGYPDQSNVDYFLAENTRSYDPFATDIYTLNGKGAETFMPHFDYKGFQYVEVKANKPISLSKENLTAYFMHSDVAPVGNIQTSSELINKIYAATNASYLSNLFGYPTDCPQREKNGWTGDAHIASETGLYNFDAITIYEKWLRDVRDEQQPNGVLPSIIPTDGWGYEWGNGPDWTSVVAIIPWNVYLFYGDSKILSDNYENIKRYVNHIDELYPTGLTDWGLGDWAPLKSKTPVELVSSVYYYVDVNILAKAAHVLHKNDDYIKYGVLAEKIKNAINEKYLNAKKAIYADGFQTELSMPLFWGIVPDSLKRKVAANLADSVAANNYHLDVGILGAKAILGALSDNGQAETAYRLAAQKTFPSWGWWIVNGATTLYENWNINLKRDLSLNHIMFGEIGAWLYKALGGIKPDENHPGFKNVLLAPNFVDSLNYFTAEHISPYGKIISSWKRNGNIVYYNVTIPANASATINFPLLPGQTAYYKNQRIKNVREYSISSGSYEFVIK; encoded by the coding sequence ATGAAAAGTAGAGAAACAAAACCGGCTATTATGAAGTTGTTGTTCTTATTTTTTCTTTCGATATCAGTGTTTTCTGCTCAGGCGCAGGTTGTTGGTTTGAAATGTGAGTATCTTGAAAATCCGATTGGTATCGATAATATTCATCCGCGATTTGTATGGCATATTCCAGATGCAACTTCCGGTGTATTTCAAAGCGCTTATCAAATTGCTGTGGGTACTGATTCCATCAGCGTTTCAAAAGGAACGGGCAATTTTTGGGAAACAGGAAAAGTCGATTCTTCGGTTAATCTTATTACTTACCGGGGAAAAAAACTACAACCTTTTACAAAATATTACTGGCGAGTTTCTGTTTGGAAAAACGGAGACAAACATCCTGTTTCATCAACTGCTTCTTTTGAAACGGGAATGCTGTCAGAAGCCAATTGGAGAGGCTGGTGGATAAGCGATGGAGAGGATAGAAATATTAAGCCTGCTCCGTATTTCCGCAGAGTATTTGATGCTTCCAAATCTATCAAATCTGCCAGAGCATACATAGCCGCTGCCGGATTGTATGAATTATATATCAATGGCAAGAAAATAGGCAACCACCGCTTAGACCCTGCATATACACGTTTTGACCGTCGCAATTTGTATGTAACTTATGATGTAACACAAAATTTACAGGAAGGCAAAAATGCCATTGGCGTAATTCTCGGTAACGGCTGGTACAATTTTCAAACACAGGCAGTTTGGGATTATGAGCGTGCTCCGTGGCGCAATCGCCCGGCATTTTGTTTTGATTTAAGAATTACCTACAGCGATGGTTCGGTAGAAACAATAAGTTCGGACAGAAACTGGAAAACATCTCTTGGACCAATTGTTTATAACAGTATTTACACAGGAGAACATTATGATGCAAGACGGGAGCAGCTCGGATGGAACACGGTAAACTTCAACGACAGCAAATGGAAAAATATAGTATATAGAAAAGCGCCGGGCGAATATATTTCGGCAGCAGCTATGCAGCCTATACGCAACGTGGAAGAAATAAAACCGGTAAGCATTACCAAAATGAATGACTCGGTTTACATCTTTAATATTGGGCGCAACATTGCAGGCGTTACGCGCATTACGCTGAATGGCGATTCCGGCACTCTTGTTCATGTGATTCACGCAGAACGATTAGATAAAAATGGCTATCCTGACCAGTCCAATGTCGATTATTTTCTTGCCGAAAATACGCGCAGTTACGACCCTTTTGCTACCGATATTTATACATTGAACGGAAAAGGCGCCGAAACTTTTATGCCGCATTTTGATTACAAAGGATTTCAGTATGTAGAAGTGAAAGCAAACAAACCAATATCCTTGAGCAAAGAAAATCTTACTGCATATTTTATGCACAGCGATGTAGCGCCTGTCGGAAATATTCAAACATCCAGTGAATTGATTAATAAAATTTACGCAGCGACCAATGCTTCTTATTTGTCCAATCTTTTCGGCTATCCCACCGATTGCCCGCAACGCGAGAAAAACGGCTGGACAGGCGATGCGCATATTGCCAGCGAAACGGGCTTGTATAATTTTGATGCCATTACTATTTATGAAAAATGGCTGAGAGATGTTCGCGATGAGCAGCAGCCGAATGGTGTGTTGCCGTCCATTATCCCAACCGACGGCTGGGGATATGAATGGGGAAATGGACCCGACTGGACAAGCGTTGTCGCCATTATCCCATGGAATGTCTATCTGTTCTATGGCGATAGTAAAATTTTGAGCGACAATTATGAAAATATAAAGCGTTATGTAAATCATATTGATGAGTTGTATCCCACAGGATTGACTGATTGGGGACTTGGCGATTGGGCACCCTTGAAGTCCAAAACTCCGGTAGAATTAGTTTCGTCTGTTTATTATTATGTAGATGTAAATATTCTGGCAAAAGCGGCTCATGTGCTGCACAAAAATGATGACTATATAAAGTATGGGGTATTAGCAGAAAAAATAAAAAATGCCATCAACGAAAAATATCTGAATGCAAAAAAAGCAATATATGCAGATGGTTTTCAAACGGAATTGAGTATGCCTTTGTTTTGGGGAATTGTGCCGGACAGCTTAAAGCGTAAAGTCGCGGCAAACCTTGCCGATTCGGTGGCTGCAAATAATTATCATCTGGACGTAGGCATCCTTGGCGCGAAAGCGATACTCGGCGCTTTGAGCGATAACGGACAGGCTGAAACAGCGTATCGTTTAGCTGCACAAAAAACATTTCCTTCATGGGGCTGGTGGATTGTAAATGGCGCAACTACCTTGTATGAAAACTGGAATATTAATTTGAAAAGAGATTTATCGCTCAACCATATTATGTTCGGCGAAATAGGCGCATGGTTATACAAAGCTCTCGGCGGTATTAAACCCGATGAAAATCATCCGGGATTTAAAAATGTTTTATTAGCCCCAAATTTTGTCGATAGCTTAAATTATTTCACGGCAGAGCATATAAGTCCTTACGGAAAAATTATTTCATCATGGAAGAGAAATGGAAATATTGTTTATTATAATGTAACTATTCCGGCGAATGCTTCGGCTACAATTAATTTTCCGCTTCTGCCGGGGCAAACTGCGTATTATAAAAACCAACGAATAAAAAATGTAAGAGAATATTCGATTAGTTCAGGCAGCTACGAGTTTGTTATAAAATAA
- a CDS encoding glycoside hydrolase family 2 TIM barrel-domain containing protein, producing the protein MLTIFLRLNLLFGLVFPVNSVQTHTDTSTVPYSFNHLFSKTDTASIPEEIEDPECIGINKEPAHAILMPYGSMSEALNADRFASSFCKSLDGNWKFNYVDWPQKRPVDFYKPDYDVSHWADINVPSNWQVEGYGTPNYSNYTYIFQKDFPHVMSTPPVSYTTYEQRNPVGSYRRDFELPASWQGRRIFVTFDGVDAGFFLWINGHKVGYSVNSRNAAEFDITKYVKPGKNIIAAEVYRFTVGSYLEDQDMWRLSGIFRNVTLWSSPDEHIRDFFIKTDLDNQYKNATEKISVKVKNYGSSATAPQTLKAVLYDEQKSVKGASAETSVPALQPGEEVLVSVNFPVKNPEKWTAETPVLYTTVLTLTNGKGNNTEILSSQTGFRKIEIKGRLFLVNGVPIKLKGVNRHENWPDDGHAITREQMIRDIILIKQANCNHVRTCHYSDDPYWYELCDKYGIYLVAEANLECHGSWDEFNEDPRIKAAIIDRNVANVESFKNHPSVIIWSLGNECGSGGSNFRAALRTIKTIDSTRPTHYQGFGIGDNNPADIDSEMYTDVDNLEKHAKDKTLVKPFYLCEYAHSMFNSMGSVDEYNDLFNKYPALLGGAIWEWQDQGIYNNRDPKHPITAYGGGFGEVPNDHYFIHKGVVFSNRNPKPQYPELKHAYQWISIAAKDFDKQIFTISNRYQFANLNNFSAKWELSENGNVIASGDFKTGNIAPQKEKDIKIPYKLKPRAGSEYFVRIAFYTTKDLLWANKGYEVASQQILLPASAPETRITDNGEDITVNDASQFITVKGSRFLLEFDKTKGTFSKMLENNTELLQANGGPMLHLWRAPHQIDDMWAYRDWMKYGLNSLSWKAENVAYKKAASNLVEISVDLRGTGRNGFWVEHHVAYTINGKGVINVSNDVKFSSSDIVLAHIGVRYFLNKSMDSVQYYGRGPMENYADRKQGSDVGNYYSSVEELMTPYEKPMECGNHEDVRTVSLLDAGGNQFSVIHTDSLFQFSALPYSDEEMENVEYRIDLPKSNHTVLCIEHKTLGVGSNGCGPRPLEKYRVYSRPTSFSYQIRLLDK; encoded by the coding sequence ATGTTGACCATTTTTTTACGTCTCAATCTTCTTTTCGGGTTGGTTTTTCCGGTTAATAGTGTTCAGACGCACACCGATACTTCGACTGTTCCGTACTCTTTTAATCATCTTTTTTCCAAGACAGATACGGCTTCGATTCCTGAGGAAATTGAAGACCCGGAATGCATCGGTATCAATAAAGAACCGGCGCACGCAATTTTGATGCCTTACGGTTCGATGTCTGAAGCTTTAAATGCCGATAGGTTTGCTTCCTCTTTCTGCAAGAGTCTGGACGGCAACTGGAAATTCAATTATGTAGATTGGCCCCAGAAACGCCCGGTTGATTTTTACAAACCAGATTACGATGTTTCCCATTGGGCTGATATAAATGTTCCGTCCAACTGGCAGGTGGAAGGATACGGAACGCCCAATTACAGCAACTATACTTATATTTTTCAAAAAGATTTTCCTCATGTAATGAGTACACCGCCGGTAAGTTATACTACTTACGAGCAACGCAATCCGGTCGGCAGCTACCGCAGAGATTTTGAACTGCCTGCATCGTGGCAGGGGCGGAGAATATTTGTAACTTTTGATGGTGTGGATGCGGGTTTTTTCTTATGGATTAATGGTCATAAAGTAGGTTATAGTGTGAACAGCCGTAATGCTGCCGAATTTGATATTACAAAATATGTGAAACCGGGAAAAAATATAATTGCCGCCGAAGTATATCGCTTTACCGTGGGTAGTTATCTGGAAGACCAGGATATGTGGCGCTTGAGTGGTATTTTCAGAAACGTAACGCTGTGGAGCAGCCCTGATGAACACATCCGGGATTTTTTTATTAAGACAGATTTGGATAACCAGTATAAAAATGCAACTGAAAAAATAAGTGTAAAAGTCAAAAACTACGGTAGTTCAGCTACTGCGCCGCAAACATTGAAAGCCGTTTTGTATGATGAGCAAAAATCCGTAAAAGGCGCATCGGCAGAGACTTCCGTGCCCGCTTTGCAGCCGGGAGAAGAAGTGTTGGTCTCGGTAAATTTTCCCGTAAAAAATCCTGAAAAATGGACGGCAGAAACGCCTGTGCTTTATACAACTGTTCTTACTTTGACGAATGGGAAAGGCAACAACACAGAAATTTTATCTTCACAAACCGGCTTTAGGAAGATAGAAATCAAAGGCAGATTGTTTTTGGTAAACGGTGTGCCCATAAAACTGAAAGGTGTAAACAGGCACGAAAACTGGCCCGATGACGGACACGCCATTACAAGAGAACAAATGATTAGAGATATTATTCTAATCAAACAAGCCAATTGCAATCATGTGCGCACCTGCCATTATTCCGATGACCCTTACTGGTATGAACTATGCGATAAGTACGGAATTTATCTGGTAGCGGAAGCCAACCTCGAATGTCATGGCTCGTGGGATGAATTTAATGAAGACCCACGAATTAAAGCTGCCATTATAGACAGAAATGTGGCAAATGTGGAAAGCTTTAAAAACCATCCTTCTGTAATCATCTGGTCTTTGGGAAATGAATGCGGCAGCGGTGGAAGCAATTTCAGGGCGGCTTTGCGAACTATAAAAACAATAGATTCTACACGCCCAACGCATTATCAGGGTTTTGGTATCGGAGATAATAATCCCGCAGACATAGACAGTGAAATGTACACCGATGTAGATAATCTGGAAAAACATGCTAAGGATAAGACTTTAGTAAAACCTTTTTACCTGTGTGAATATGCGCATTCCATGTTCAATTCTATGGGGTCGGTGGATGAGTATAACGATTTATTCAACAAATATCCTGCATTGCTGGGCGGTGCAATATGGGAATGGCAAGACCAGGGAATTTATAACAACCGCGACCCGAAACACCCGATAACCGCTTATGGCGGCGGCTTTGGCGAAGTTCCCAACGACCATTATTTTATTCATAAAGGCGTAGTATTTTCCAACAGAAATCCGAAGCCGCAATATCCCGAATTAAAGCATGCATATCAATGGATAAGTATTGCTGCGAAAGATTTTGACAAGCAAATATTTACTATCAGCAATCGTTATCAGTTTGCCAACTTGAACAATTTTTCTGCGAAATGGGAGCTAAGCGAAAATGGCAATGTAATTGCTTCCGGCGATTTTAAAACAGGAAATATTGCACCACAAAAGGAAAAAGATATTAAAATCCCTTATAAGCTGAAACCGCGTGCCGGCAGCGAATATTTTGTAAGAATAGCTTTTTACACAACCAAAGATTTGCTGTGGGCAAATAAAGGTTATGAAGTTGCATCGCAGCAAATATTGTTACCTGCATCTGCTCCGGAAACAAGAATAACGGACAATGGAGAAGATATTACGGTAAATGATGCTTCGCAATTTATTACCGTTAAGGGCAGCAGATTCTTACTGGAATTTGATAAAACAAAAGGTACTTTTTCAAAGATGCTGGAAAATAATACGGAACTCTTGCAGGCAAATGGTGGTCCAATGCTGCATTTGTGGCGTGCACCGCATCAGATTGATGATATGTGGGCTTACAGGGATTGGATGAAATATGGTTTAAATTCATTGTCGTGGAAAGCAGAAAATGTCGCTTACAAAAAAGCAGCATCCAACTTAGTGGAAATATCTGTAGACCTGAGAGGCACAGGCAGAAATGGTTTTTGGGTGGAGCATCATGTAGCTTATACCATCAACGGCAAAGGTGTGATTAATGTTTCCAATGATGTTAAGTTCAGTAGTTCCGATATTGTGCTGGCGCACATAGGCGTAAGATATTTTTTAAATAAAAGCATGGATAGCGTACAATATTACGGCAGAGGTCCGATGGAAAATTACGCTGATAGAAAGCAAGGCTCAGATGTCGGAAATTATTACAGCAGCGTTGAAGAGCTAATGACACCTTACGAAAAACCGATGGAGTGCGGCAATCATGAAGATGTACGTACAGTCAGTTTGCTGGATGCGGGAGGCAATCAATTTTCCGTAATACACACAGATAGCCTGTTCCAGTTTTCCGCACTTCCGTACAGTGATGAGGAAATGGAAAATGTTGAATACAGAATTGATTTGCCAAAGAGTAATCATACGGTTTTGTGCATTGAACATAAAACACTGGGTGTTGGTTCTAATGGTTGTGGTCCGCGTCCGTTGGAAAAATACAGAGTGTATTCCCGTCCCACATCGTTTAGCTATCAAATCCGGTTGCTTGACAAATAA
- a CDS encoding DUF6728 family protein, with product MGILRQIAEYLYIKKRDKKDKPDTYLKMMHGMNRISILMFLVALLILLYRWIFGHH from the coding sequence ATGGGCATTTTAAGGCAAATAGCAGAATATCTATACATCAAGAAGCGCGATAAAAAAGACAAACCCGATACTTATCTCAAAATGATGCATGGCATGAACAGAATTTCTATTCTGATGTTCCTTGTTGCACTATTGATTTTGCTGTATCGATGGATTTTCGGACATCATTGA
- a CDS encoding GtrA family protein — MMMQLHYWLKKQIFKIVDFFYPPFKKFIPLRTFRYAVCGGSNLVLSNTLFFVFFHYVVGKQFIPLHFGSISYVISPHVAALILSFIVCTPIGFYLNLFVVFPGSQLRRRIQFVRYFLVCILNLILNYILLKFFVEKLHIYPTIANILNTVIVVTLTYILQRNFSFKEKRNQ, encoded by the coding sequence ATGATGATGCAATTACATTATTGGCTAAAAAAGCAGATATTTAAGATTGTAGATTTTTTTTATCCGCCGTTTAAAAAATTTATTCCGTTACGAACGTTTCGCTATGCGGTTTGCGGCGGCAGCAATTTGGTATTGAGCAATACACTATTCTTTGTTTTCTTTCATTATGTCGTGGGCAAACAGTTTATTCCGCTTCATTTCGGAAGTATTTCTTATGTAATTTCTCCACACGTTGCAGCGCTGATTTTATCATTCATCGTGTGTACACCCATAGGCTTTTATCTCAACTTATTCGTGGTATTTCCCGGCTCGCAGTTGAGGCGGCGTATCCAGTTTGTACGTTATTTTCTGGTGTGTATTCTAAACCTGATATTGAATTATATCTTGCTAAAATTCTTTGTAGAGAAGCTGCATATTTATCCAACCATTGCCAATATTCTAAACACCGTGATTGTGGTAACGCTCACTTACATTCTGCAACGAAACTTTTCGTTCAAAGAAAAGCGCAATCAATGA
- the metG gene encoding methionine--tRNA ligase has translation MSSAKRYMITAALPYANGLKHIGHLAGAYLPADIFVRYLKAQGKDVVFVCGSDEHGTAIPIQAKKEGTTPQAIIDKYHPIIKQNFEDLSIQFDIYHRTSSPLHHKTAQEFFTKLNDNGDLEIKESEQFYDEEAQTFLADRYIKGTCPNCGFDGAYGDQCEKCGTSLSPEMLINPVSTLSGKAPVKRLTKHWYLPLDRHEEWLRKWILEDHKNDWKTNVLGQCKSWLDGGLQPRAVTRDLDWGIRVPIAGAESKVLYVWFDAPIGYISATKQFCLDNNLDYNVLWGDKDTKLIHFIGKDNIVFHCIIFPVMLKLHGNILPDNVPANEFVNLEGDKMSTSRNWKLEMQDYIDDFIKKENGGPQMADVLRYYLTTILPENKDSEFTWKGFQDANNSELVSIFGNFVNRSFVLMHKLCNGKVPPLHAALLDEKDETLIADIENTKIAIEKNLENYKFRDALFEVIDLARKGNKYMQEKEPWIVAKTLEENPQNQQLIDNCLHLCLQLCANLAIFINPFLPNTARKLCRMMKVVDKMLEWKNGGRIKLLSVGYSLNPPELLFRKIEDEEISYQIEKLKAGLVKADAASVSIEAKPEVANRKAQIQFDDFAKIDLRVGTIIEAEKIPKADKLLKLQIDMGDEVRTICSGIAMHFSPEEIVGKQVTVVANLAPRKMRGIESNGMILMAENTEGKLVFVNPDNKVENGSGVS, from the coding sequence ATGAGTTCAGCGAAAAGATACATGATTACGGCAGCATTGCCTTATGCCAACGGTTTGAAACACATCGGGCATTTGGCTGGCGCATATTTACCGGCAGATATTTTTGTACGTTATTTAAAAGCGCAAGGCAAAGACGTAGTATTTGTTTGCGGCAGCGACGAGCACGGAACAGCCATTCCCATTCAGGCAAAAAAAGAAGGTACAACGCCGCAGGCGATTATCGATAAATATCATCCAATCATCAAACAAAACTTTGAAGATTTAAGTATTCAGTTTGATATTTATCATCGCACGTCGTCGCCGCTGCATCACAAAACGGCGCAGGAATTTTTTACCAAGTTGAATGATAATGGCGACTTGGAAATAAAAGAATCGGAACAGTTTTACGACGAAGAAGCGCAAACATTTCTCGCCGACAGATATATCAAAGGAACTTGTCCCAATTGCGGATTCGATGGCGCTTACGGCGACCAGTGCGAAAAATGTGGCACAAGTTTAAGTCCCGAAATGTTGATTAATCCTGTAAGCACATTAAGCGGAAAAGCGCCCGTAAAACGTTTAACGAAACATTGGTACTTGCCTTTGGACAGACATGAAGAATGGCTGCGCAAATGGATTCTCGAAGACCATAAAAACGATTGGAAAACCAATGTGCTCGGTCAGTGCAAAAGCTGGCTGGACGGCGGTTTGCAGCCGCGCGCTGTTACAAGAGATTTGGATTGGGGTATCCGCGTTCCCATCGCCGGCGCAGAGTCTAAAGTCTTGTATGTATGGTTCGATGCGCCGATTGGATATATAAGCGCGACGAAACAATTTTGTCTTGATAATAATCTCGATTACAATGTTCTCTGGGGCGATAAAGACACGAAGCTCATTCATTTTATCGGGAAGGATAATATCGTTTTTCACTGTATTATTTTTCCCGTGATGCTGAAGTTGCACGGCAATATTTTGCCTGACAATGTACCTGCCAACGAGTTCGTCAATCTTGAAGGCGACAAGATGAGTACAAGCCGAAACTGGAAACTCGAAATGCAGGATTATATTGATGATTTCATCAAGAAAGAAAACGGCGGACCGCAAATGGCAGACGTGCTGCGTTATTATCTCACAACAATTCTTCCCGAAAACAAAGACAGTGAATTTACGTGGAAAGGTTTTCAGGATGCGAACAATAGCGAACTCGTAAGCATCTTCGGCAATTTTGTAAACAGAAGTTTTGTGCTGATGCATAAACTCTGCAACGGCAAAGTGCCGCCGTTGCACGCTGCACTGTTGGATGAAAAAGATGAAACGTTAATTGCAGATATTGAAAATACAAAAATTGCGATCGAAAAAAATCTTGAAAACTATAAATTTCGTGATGCACTTTTTGAAGTGATTGACCTTGCGCGCAAAGGCAATAAATATATGCAGGAAAAAGAGCCTTGGATTGTTGCAAAGACTTTGGAAGAAAATCCGCAGAACCAGCAATTGATTGATAATTGTCTGCATTTGTGTTTACAACTTTGTGCCAATCTTGCCATTTTCATCAATCCGTTTTTACCGAATACCGCACGTAAATTGTGCAGGATGATGAAAGTGGTGGATAAAATGCTGGAATGGAAAAACGGTGGAAGAATCAAATTATTAAGTGTTGGCTATTCGCTTAACCCGCCTGAATTGTTGTTTAGAAAAATAGAAGACGAAGAAATTAGTTATCAAATAGAAAAACTAAAAGCAGGTTTGGTAAAAGCAGATGCAGCAAGTGTTTCAATAGAAGCGAAACCGGAAGTTGCAAACCGGAAAGCACAAATTCAGTTCGATGATTTTGCAAAAATCGATTTGCGTGTAGGTACGATTATCGAAGCAGAAAAAATTCCGAAGGCTGACAAATTATTGAAGCTGCAAATCGATATGGGCGACGAAGTGCGCACTATTTGTTCCGGCATAGCTATGCACTTTTCCCCTGAAGAAATTGTGGGTAAACAGGTAACGGTTGTGGCAAATCTTGCGCCTCGTAAAATGCGCGGCATCGAAAGCAACGGCATGATTTTAATGGCGGAAAATACAGAAGGGAAATTGGTTTTTGTAAATCCTGATAATAAAGTTGAAAATGGGAGTGGTGTAAGTTAA
- the sucC gene encoding ADP-forming succinate--CoA ligase subunit beta, whose protein sequence is MNLHEYQAKELLKKYNVPVQEGIAVESVAAAEDAYRQIKAETDSKFAVIKAQIHAGGRGKGTIKEHPEQHGVQVVKSVEDAAEVAKNILGGTLVTIQTGAAGKKVNKIFVAKDAYYDGPSPTKEFYLSILLDRAKGQNVIMYSTEGGMDIEEVAHNTPEKIFKEWVHPSGGLLPFQARKIAFNFGLSGDAFKNCVKFVTNLYNAYIGVDASMLEINPLFKTSDEKIIAVDCKLNIDENALIRRPEIAALRDITEEDPTEVEAGQYNLNFVKLDGNVGCMVNGAGLAMATMDMIKLSGGEPANFLDVGGTANAQTVEAGFKIILKDPNVNAILINIFGGIVRCDRVAAGVIEAYNKLGDIKIPIIVRLQGTNAEEAKKLIDESGLKVESAILLSEAADLVKKAVA, encoded by the coding sequence ATGAACCTACACGAATATCAGGCGAAAGAATTATTGAAAAAATATAACGTTCCCGTGCAAGAGGGAATTGCTGTGGAATCGGTAGCTGCGGCGGAAGATGCGTACCGGCAAATCAAAGCGGAAACTGATTCCAAATTTGCCGTTATCAAAGCACAAATTCACGCAGGCGGACGCGGAAAAGGAACAATTAAAGAACATCCCGAACAACACGGCGTACAAGTTGTAAAAAGTGTGGAAGATGCAGCCGAAGTAGCAAAAAACATTTTGGGCGGAACTTTGGTTACGATTCAAACAGGCGCAGCGGGCAAAAAAGTGAACAAAATATTTGTTGCAAAAGACGCCTATTACGACGGACCAAGCCCTACAAAAGAATTTTATTTGTCCATTTTATTGGACAGAGCAAAAGGGCAAAACGTCATCATGTACAGCACAGAAGGCGGCATGGACATTGAAGAAGTCGCACACAACACACCCGAAAAAATATTCAAAGAATGGGTGCATCCGTCAGGCGGATTGTTGCCTTTTCAGGCGCGCAAAATTGCCTTCAATTTTGGTTTGAGCGGCGATGCATTTAAGAACTGTGTGAAATTTGTAACCAATTTATACAACGCCTACATCGGCGTGGATGCAAGTATGCTGGAAATAAATCCACTGTTCAAAACATCGGATGAAAAAATTATCGCGGTAGATTGTAAACTGAATATTGATGAGAATGCATTAATTCGTCGTCCCGAAATTGCTGCACTGCGCGACATTACAGAAGAAGACCCAACCGAAGTTGAAGCGGGACAATACAATCTCAACTTTGTAAAACTCGACGGCAATGTTGGTTGTATGGTAAACGGCGCAGGACTTGCGATGGCAACAATGGATATGATTAAACTAAGCGGCGGCGAACCTGCGAACTTCTTGGATGTTGGCGGTACGGCAAATGCACAAACTGTGGAAGCGGGTTTCAAAATCATTCTGAAAGACCCGAACGTAAATGCAATTTTAATAAATATCTTCGGCGGCATCGTGCGCTGCGACCGTGTTGCAGCCGGCGTGATTGAAGCGTATAACAAACTAGGCGATATTAAAATTCCAATCATCGTGCGGCTGCAAGGAACAAATGCCGAAGAAGCGAAAAAGTTGATTGATGAAAGCGGCTTAAAAGTAGAATCTGCAATTTTGTTGAGCGAAGCAGCGGATTTGGTAAAGAAAGCAGTGGCGTAA